The following proteins are encoded in a genomic region of Rhodoferax aquaticus:
- a CDS encoding glycosyltransferase family 4 protein produces the protein MKILFINAFYYPDVGGGAEYTLKTLVEGMQQLGHQTVVAATRPIGNSSLTMINDVKVYRVSLFNIYWHLKFIKRSKVLRLAWAILDIFNPVMAWRFHRILSKEQPDLIVMHNLVGWSASVYAVLLRHKIPSVQVLHDYYNLCPNSMMFSNGSACKSICKTCAVARLPNLFFSKKIHGLVGVSRFVLKSHIDRNYYKNATARIAIHNVNHANSDDLTVKTKEFSNGTLTFGFIGKIIPAKGVAMLLDCFADIDFQSCKLVVAGSGEVDFVEKLKTSAAHNITFIGQVDSSEFYRQIDVLIVPSQWHEPLGNIVHEAFQYGIPVIASDAGGIHEMIMQGESGFVFNQLSVADLKRQMLKFVHSRELLKTMSLHASKAAIPYQDKKAWLGKYHDLFNKIVVDAL, from the coding sequence ATGAAAATACTATTTATTAACGCATTTTATTATCCTGATGTGGGTGGTGGGGCTGAATATACACTAAAAACCCTAGTGGAAGGCATGCAACAACTTGGACATCAAACAGTCGTGGCCGCTACTAGACCAATTGGGAATTCTTCGTTGACCATGATCAATGATGTAAAAGTATATAGAGTTTCACTTTTTAACATATATTGGCATCTAAAGTTCATAAAACGGAGTAAGGTGCTTAGGCTTGCTTGGGCGATATTGGATATTTTTAATCCTGTAATGGCCTGGCGTTTTCATCGAATTTTATCGAAGGAGCAACCCGATTTAATAGTTATGCACAACTTGGTAGGGTGGTCCGCTTCTGTTTATGCTGTATTGCTTAGACATAAGATTCCATCTGTCCAAGTTCTACATGATTACTATAATTTGTGTCCAAATAGCATGATGTTTTCGAATGGAAGCGCATGTAAATCGATATGCAAGACTTGTGCTGTCGCAAGGTTGCCTAATCTGTTCTTTTCGAAAAAAATTCATGGCTTAGTTGGGGTTAGTCGCTTTGTCCTGAAGTCGCATATAGATAGAAATTACTATAAGAATGCAACCGCTAGAATTGCGATTCACAATGTTAACCATGCAAACTCTGACGATTTAACCGTAAAAACCAAAGAATTCTCAAATGGAACATTGACCTTTGGCTTCATAGGCAAAATAATCCCGGCAAAGGGAGTCGCGATGCTTCTAGATTGCTTCGCAGACATTGATTTTCAGTCTTGTAAATTGGTTGTCGCTGGTTCTGGTGAGGTTGATTTTGTTGAAAAGCTGAAAACTTCTGCTGCACATAATATTACTTTTATCGGTCAAGTGGACTCGTCTGAGTTCTACCGTCAGATTGACGTATTGATCGTACCTTCTCAATGGCACGAACCACTTGGAAACATCGTTCATGAAGCCTTTCAATATGGTATTCCGGTTATTGCCTCAGATGCTGGTGGAATACACGAGATGATTATGCAGGGCGAATCTGGATTCGTATTTAATCAATTATCTGTAGCAGATTTAAAGCGTCAGATGTTGAAGTTCGTGCATTCTAGAGAACTGTTGAAAACAATGTCTTTGCACGCCAGTAAAGCTGCTATCCCATATCAGGATAAAAAGGCTTGGTTAGGAAAGTATCATGATCTATTTAATAAGATAGTTGTTGATGCCCTCTGA
- a CDS encoding glycosyltransferase: protein MKILFVTLGDYLSPKTGGARYTSEVLEILRQNDLEVLSLYDFIFVRSKYVRLVAALLISLLRKMPLPVLYFYSSSFERKVLSRISELEKDGKFCLILDHLELCYLLRKLNSDGNYSVVHLSHNQEQKIFLDKSGGGRFYRYSEYMFPYSAFEGRVFNSVDAVVSISETDSEYFSTLNPSVSLLTLLPTFSYTPKTKTELRRANALPKKLVYLANLAWMPNMEGLKWLISELAPVLPREFEIHVYGGGLDDNKAATLNPPSNVFLNGYVDDINEVFDNAFFSLSPMQYGAGINIKVTESLHNQVPVIVSSISYEGIPLKYTNGLIKLDLNAGLWVDELRRYLASSSEYETLRGCIQYPAPSEMAVKLNEFLEDELRKK, encoded by the coding sequence ATGAAAATTCTCTTTGTAACCCTTGGTGACTATCTTTCACCCAAAACCGGTGGTGCGCGATACACAAGTGAAGTGCTTGAAATCCTGCGGCAAAATGATTTGGAAGTGCTCTCTCTGTATGATTTTATTTTTGTGCGTTCAAAGTATGTTCGTTTGGTTGCGGCGTTATTGATTTCACTACTAAGAAAAATGCCGCTTCCGGTTCTATACTTCTATAGTAGTAGTTTTGAAAGAAAAGTGCTGTCGAGAATATCTGAGCTTGAGAAGGACGGTAAATTTTGTTTAATATTAGATCATCTGGAATTGTGCTATTTATTGCGGAAGCTTAATAGTGATGGAAACTACAGTGTTGTCCATTTAAGCCACAATCAAGAGCAGAAAATATTCTTGGATAAGTCAGGTGGTGGGCGGTTCTATAGGTATTCTGAATATATGTTTCCGTACTCTGCATTTGAGGGCAGGGTTTTTAATTCTGTCGACGCAGTAGTTTCCATATCAGAAACAGATTCGGAGTACTTCTCGACTCTTAATCCGAGTGTATCGCTGCTGACGTTGCTGCCAACATTTTCTTATACGCCAAAGACTAAAACCGAACTGCGGCGTGCGAATGCGTTACCCAAAAAGCTCGTCTATTTGGCTAATTTAGCTTGGATGCCGAATATGGAGGGGTTGAAGTGGCTGATTTCCGAGTTGGCCCCAGTTTTGCCGAGGGAGTTTGAAATTCATGTTTATGGCGGTGGTCTTGATGACAATAAAGCGGCAACGCTGAACCCTCCTAGTAACGTTTTTCTGAACGGATATGTCGATGACATCAATGAGGTTTTTGATAATGCTTTCTTTTCGTTGTCTCCGATGCAATACGGCGCTGGGATAAATATAAAAGTTACTGAAAGCCTTCATAATCAAGTCCCAGTGATTGTTTCTAGTATCTCTTACGAGGGAATTCCTCTGAAATACACAAATGGTTTGATTAAATTGGATTTAAATGCTGGTTTGTGGGTTGATGAGTTGCGAAGGTATCTTGCATCAAGTTCGGAGTATGAAACGTTGAGAGGCTGTATTCAGTATCCTGCACCTTCTGAAATGGCTGTAAAACTAAATGAGTTTTTAGAAGATGAGTTACGTAAAAAATAA
- a CDS encoding glycosyltransferase family 2 protein, whose product MSYVKNKVSLIVPFYKAGEYSTQLMESIAFQSLLPDEIIIVDDGMGDGVDDLISAIVRSNLGDRVILLSSIKNLGPAGARNLALSISSSQYVAFLDSDDAWKPDFLSSMFGEAKVKQSPFLISGAEFYSRGELKNILLLPKVLTMNMLLQTCPILVPAVLIDRCRTGDFKFPEVRQEDYALWLDIVNRVGEVHCLNRPLVSIHRRDNSVSSNKLDAALWQWRTLKQLEGVSLTRRVFLFSVYAINAILKRAKRNYTPLFL is encoded by the coding sequence ATGAGTTACGTAAAAAATAAAGTTTCCCTGATAGTCCCGTTTTATAAAGCCGGAGAGTATTCGACTCAATTGATGGAGTCAATCGCTTTTCAATCGCTTCTGCCCGATGAAATTATTATTGTCGATGATGGGATGGGAGACGGCGTCGATGATTTAATTTCAGCAATTGTCCGATCCAATCTAGGTGATCGAGTGATATTGCTCTCATCAATTAAGAATCTTGGGCCTGCTGGGGCTCGTAATCTGGCATTATCAATATCATCCTCCCAATATGTAGCATTTTTAGATTCGGATGATGCATGGAAACCTGATTTCCTAAGTTCAATGTTTGGCGAAGCTAAAGTGAAGCAGAGCCCGTTTTTGATTTCCGGTGCGGAGTTCTATTCTCGCGGAGAGCTTAAGAATATACTCTTGCTTCCGAAAGTATTGACGATGAATATGTTACTTCAGACTTGCCCAATTCTTGTTCCGGCTGTTCTCATCGATAGATGCAGAACCGGCGATTTTAAATTTCCAGAGGTGCGGCAAGAGGACTATGCATTGTGGTTAGATATCGTAAATAGAGTAGGGGAGGTGCACTGTTTGAATAGACCGTTGGTCTCAATTCATCGGCGTGACAACTCGGTGTCATCAAACAAGCTAGATGCTGCGCTTTGGCAATGGCGCACACTAAAGCAATTGGAAGGCGTTTCCCTAACACGCCGAGTTTTCCTATTCTCAGTTTATGCTATTAATGCCATATTAAAGCGAGCTAAGCGTAACTACACCCCATTATTTTTATGA
- a CDS encoding oligosaccharide flippase family protein has protein sequence MPFDYKKVRFNVVLLSAIQAFDYAIPLVAIPYLLHTLGAVGYGKIAFVQAFCSYFVLLIDFGFNWTGVRDIAVNASNKEYIARLFWRIQIIRFILCSISIGVIWTAIIWMPGLSPYASVLKVGCLILIGAAIYPLWLLQGLEKLRESALIQISVRLLMLMCVFVFIKGEQDLVLAAVLLMVSTPLSGIIALLFLSFGRNIDWRQPSRSELVSELLNSWHVFLTSAASSVYRSSSAVVLGLVTGPQAVAYFATAEKVVKATQEMTRPIVQATYASVSALASSDRNQCFVLLRKIFYFIFFFCALSSSVLLFFAGDIVYFFYGKYIEEARSVLMFLAFVPLVGGLNSVLGVQTLHALNFSKSFSYMVVLTGAFHLLVIFPSVYWYAENGAAVCFLASEMFLLGLLVRFHFRNNILVLPKLGGVW, from the coding sequence ATGCCTTTTGATTACAAAAAAGTCAGATTCAATGTGGTGCTTCTCTCGGCAATACAAGCTTTTGATTATGCGATACCGCTAGTTGCAATTCCATATTTGTTGCATACGTTGGGCGCAGTTGGATATGGAAAAATTGCTTTTGTACAAGCGTTTTGTAGCTACTTTGTCCTGTTAATTGATTTTGGGTTCAATTGGACTGGTGTTCGTGATATTGCTGTCAATGCATCAAATAAGGAGTATATTGCGCGACTGTTTTGGCGTATACAAATTATTAGATTTATTTTGTGTTCTATTTCCATCGGAGTTATTTGGACTGCCATTATATGGATGCCGGGCCTATCACCATATGCAAGTGTGTTGAAGGTGGGCTGCCTAATTCTCATTGGCGCTGCAATTTATCCACTATGGCTTCTACAAGGGTTAGAGAAATTGCGGGAGTCGGCGTTAATTCAGATCAGTGTTCGTTTACTGATGCTGATGTGCGTTTTTGTTTTTATTAAAGGAGAGCAGGATTTAGTTCTTGCGGCTGTTCTGTTGATGGTGTCGACTCCACTTTCAGGTATTATAGCGTTGTTGTTTTTGTCATTTGGAAGAAACATAGATTGGCGTCAACCTAGTCGATCCGAGTTGGTAAGCGAGTTGTTGAATTCTTGGCATGTATTTCTGACGTCTGCTGCCTCCTCTGTATATAGGTCTAGTAGCGCTGTTGTTTTGGGACTTGTGACTGGCCCACAGGCCGTTGCTTATTTTGCTACCGCGGAAAAGGTCGTAAAGGCGACGCAGGAGATGACTCGGCCTATTGTTCAGGCCACCTATGCGAGTGTCAGTGCACTTGCTAGTTCTGATCGGAATCAGTGCTTTGTTCTGCTTAGGAAGATATTTTACTTTATTTTCTTTTTTTGCGCGCTTTCCTCGTCCGTTCTGTTGTTCTTTGCCGGTGACATAGTTTATTTCTTCTATGGGAAATATATTGAAGAAGCTCGATCGGTATTGATGTTCCTGGCGTTTGTGCCACTCGTAGGTGGCTTAAATTCGGTGCTGGGTGTGCAAACTTTGCATGCACTAAATTTTTCTAAAAGTTTTTCTTATATGGTCGTGTTGACTGGTGCTTTTCATTTGTTGGTAATATTTCCGTCTGTTTATTGGTATGCTGAAAATGGTGCTGCCGTATGTTTTTTGGCTAGCGAGATGTTCTTACTTGGATTGCTGGTTAGATTTCATTTTCGTAACAATATTTTAGTTTTGCCGAAGTTAGGGGGGGTATGGTAA
- a CDS encoding glycosyltransferase yields MSRTIERARQEGSDGVIVIDNGSEDNILSLVSDLYGGFCSVIQIDRNIGSAGGFKAGFEEALKSDFDFVLLLDDDNCLEIGALIKLRKAFDVELSALPLGSSSGLIVTAFRSDHHPEIAMGFPPDRVNPRPSSYIGFHIVDLPRKLIRRIFPVTKNRKGLVEINKVELNFAPWGGLFFHRSLIGRFGFPLENFVLYIEDTEYTWRVTSGGGKIVLITSAEVEDIDKSWNVTAPGTNPGGIASLILGEGDFRVYYRMRNLAFFQRHILPQSFLKTVNFYMYWSIVFLFAVRYRRLDRWRLICVALRDGHAKRLGVSPLFPL; encoded by the coding sequence TTGAGTCGTACGATCGAAAGGGCTCGTCAGGAAGGTAGTGATGGCGTTATCGTTATTGATAATGGCTCGGAAGATAATATATTGTCGCTTGTTTCTGATTTGTATGGCGGGTTTTGTTCTGTTATACAAATTGATCGAAACATCGGCTCTGCCGGTGGTTTTAAAGCTGGTTTTGAAGAGGCATTGAAAAGCGACTTTGATTTTGTATTGTTACTTGATGATGATAATTGTCTTGAAATTGGAGCGCTCATTAAGCTACGTAAAGCGTTCGATGTTGAGTTGTCTGCATTGCCCTTGGGGAGCTCAAGTGGTTTGATCGTGACGGCGTTTAGATCAGATCATCATCCTGAGATTGCGATGGGTTTCCCTCCAGACCGCGTTAATCCGCGGCCTTCGAGTTATATTGGCTTTCATATAGTCGATTTACCGAGAAAGCTTATTCGAAGAATTTTTCCTGTTACTAAGAATAGGAAAGGGCTAGTGGAAATCAACAAAGTCGAATTGAATTTCGCACCTTGGGGTGGGCTTTTCTTTCATCGTTCATTAATTGGGCGATTTGGGTTTCCTCTTGAGAATTTTGTCTTGTACATTGAGGATACTGAGTATACCTGGAGGGTAACGTCTGGCGGAGGGAAGATTGTTTTGATTACTTCTGCGGAGGTAGAGGATATAGATAAGTCTTGGAATGTGACTGCTCCGGGAACCAACCCAGGTGGTATAGCATCTCTTATACTAGGGGAGGGGGATTTTAGGGTTTACTATAGAATGAGAAATCTTGCTTTCTTTCAAAGACATATACTTCCGCAAAGTTTCTTGAAGACGGTTAACTTTTACATGTATTGGTCTATCGTTTTTTTGTTTGCTGTCCGTTACAGACGCTTGGATCGGTGGAGATTGATTTGCGTTGCTTTACGTGATGGGCACGCCAAGCGTTTGGGTGTGAGCCCCTTGTTTCCATTGTGA
- the rfbB gene encoding dTDP-glucose 4,6-dehydratase, whose product MILVTGGAGFIGSNFVLDWFVGSTEPVVNLDKLTYAGNLQNLAALEGNPNHHFVQGDFGDAALVAQLLAQYQPRAVVNFAAESHVDRSIHGPADFIHTNIVGTFNLLECVRSYWGAMDATAKEAFRFLHVSTDEVYGSLAKDDPAFTEQHRYEPNSPYSASKAASDHLVRAYHHTYGLPVLTTNCSNNYGPFHFPEKLIPLMIVNAQAGKPLPVYGDGQQIRDWLYVKDHCSAIRRVLQAGTVGEVYNVGGWNEKPNLEIVHTVCALLDELKPRADGKPYQEQITYVTDRPGHDRRYAIDARKLEQELGWKPAETFETGIRKTVQWYLDNPEWVRNVQSGGYRDWIGKQYGEHSGEHKALDKVAV is encoded by the coding sequence ATGATCTTAGTTACCGGCGGTGCCGGCTTCATTGGCAGCAACTTCGTGCTGGACTGGTTCGTGGGCTCGACGGAGCCCGTGGTCAACCTCGACAAACTCACCTACGCAGGCAATTTGCAAAACCTGGCCGCGCTAGAAGGCAACCCGAACCACCACTTTGTGCAAGGTGACTTTGGCGATGCCGCCTTGGTGGCACAGCTGCTGGCCCAGTACCAGCCGCGTGCCGTGGTCAACTTCGCCGCCGAAAGCCATGTAGATCGCTCCATCCACGGCCCAGCGGACTTCATTCACACCAATATCGTTGGCACGTTCAACCTGCTGGAGTGTGTGCGCAGCTACTGGGGCGCGATGGATGCCACAGCCAAGGAAGCCTTCAGGTTCTTGCACGTCTCCACCGACGAGGTCTACGGCTCCTTGGCCAAAGACGACCCCGCCTTTACCGAACAACACCGCTACGAGCCCAATAGTCCTTATTCCGCCAGCAAGGCTGCCAGCGACCACTTGGTGCGCGCCTACCACCATACCTACGGCCTGCCGGTACTCACCACCAACTGCTCCAACAACTACGGCCCCTTCCATTTCCCAGAAAAACTCATCCCGCTGATGATCGTCAACGCCCAAGCGGGCAAGCCCCTACCAGTGTACGGAGACGGCCAGCAAATCCGCGACTGGCTCTATGTCAAAGACCACTGCAGCGCCATTCGCCGGGTCTTGCAAGCGGGCACCGTAGGCGAGGTCTACAACGTAGGCGGTTGGAATGAAAAACCCAACCTCGAGATCGTGCACACCGTGTGCGCGCTGCTGGACGAACTCAAACCCCGTGCCGACGGCAAGCCCTACCAAGAGCAAATCACCTACGTGACCGACCGCCCAGGCCATGACCGCCGCTATGCGATTGATGCCCGCAAGTTAGAACAAGAGCTGGGCTGGAAGCCCGCAGAGACTTTTGAGACTGGCATCCGTAAAACCGTGCAGTGGTATTTGGACAACCCCGAGTGGGTGCGCAACGTGCAAAGTGGCGGTTACCGTGACTGGATTGGCAAGCAATATGGCGAGCACAGCGGCGAACACAAGGCCCTCGACAAGGTCGCCGTATGA
- the rfbD gene encoding dTDP-4-dehydrorhamnose reductase translates to MKILLFGRGGQVGWELQRSLSVLGEVVALDFDASHNPQGLCGDFTDLEGLARTVASVRPDVIVNAAAHTAVDKAQSEPELARTINALAPAALAQAATEIGAWLVHYSTDYVFDGSGAAPWKEADPTDPLSVYGQTKLEGEQAVALTPKHLILRTSWVYATRGGNFAKTMLRLAGERDALTVINDQFGAPTSAELLADVTAHAIRRLQTQAELAGLYHCIATGETTWHGYAQFVLEQAAALGLPLKATADKVAPTPTSSYPTPAQRPLNSRLDTSKLQAAFGLRLPHWQDGVKRMLIEISGK, encoded by the coding sequence ATGAAGATCCTGTTATTCGGCCGTGGCGGCCAAGTGGGCTGGGAGTTGCAGCGCTCGCTAAGCGTGCTGGGCGAGGTGGTGGCCCTGGATTTTGATGCTAGCCACAACCCACAGGGGCTGTGCGGGGACTTCACCGATCTGGAAGGCTTAGCCCGTACAGTCGCCAGCGTGCGCCCCGATGTGATCGTCAACGCCGCCGCACACACGGCAGTGGACAAGGCTCAGAGCGAGCCCGAGCTGGCACGCACGATTAATGCCCTTGCGCCCGCTGCGCTTGCACAAGCAGCTACTGAAATAGGAGCATGGCTGGTGCACTACAGCACCGACTATGTGTTCGACGGCAGCGGCGCCGCCCCGTGGAAAGAAGCCGACCCTACCGACCCCTTGAGCGTGTATGGCCAGACCAAGCTTGAAGGTGAGCAGGCGGTCGCCCTGACCCCTAAGCATTTGATCTTGCGCACCAGCTGGGTGTACGCCACGCGGGGTGGCAACTTTGCCAAAACCATGCTGCGCTTAGCCGGCGAACGGGATGCACTGACCGTGATCAACGACCAGTTTGGCGCGCCCACCTCTGCAGAACTGTTGGCAGACGTCACCGCCCATGCGATCCGCCGCCTGCAAACCCAAGCCGAACTGGCCGGGCTGTACCACTGCATTGCAACGGGTGAGACCACCTGGCATGGCTACGCCCAGTTTGTGCTGGAGCAAGCGGCAGCACTGGGCCTGCCGCTGAAAGCTACAGCAGACAAAGTGGCCCCAACCCCCACCAGCAGCTACCCCACGCCGGCCCAGCGGCCTTTGAACTCACGCCTGGACACCAGCAAGCTGCAAGCCGCCTTTGGACTGCGCTTGCCGCACTGGCAAGACGGGGTCAAGCGCATGTTGATTGAAATATCAGGGAAGTAA